A genome region from Nocardioides cynanchi includes the following:
- a CDS encoding histidine phosphatase family protein, producing the protein MELYLVRHGRPAVDRSRPAHEWHLDPAYDDDVRVLRDRLPSGARWFSSPEPKAFLTARLLTEEPIEVVAGLREQERDTTDWIEDFDAVVARAFAEPDLPAYDGWEPLARTRHRVVRTLQELLGRAGDRDLVLVGHGTAWTCLVADLTGRPPDPAAWATLAMPDVVPCGDPRGRGDMLST; encoded by the coding sequence GTGGAGCTCTACCTCGTGCGCCACGGCCGCCCCGCCGTCGACCGCTCCCGGCCGGCCCACGAGTGGCACCTCGACCCGGCGTACGACGACGACGTGCGTGTCCTGCGCGACCGGCTCCCGAGCGGCGCGCGGTGGTTCTCCTCGCCCGAGCCCAAGGCGTTCCTGACGGCCCGGCTGCTCACCGAGGAGCCGATCGAGGTCGTGGCCGGCCTGCGCGAGCAGGAGCGCGACACCACCGACTGGATCGAGGACTTCGACGCCGTCGTCGCCCGGGCCTTCGCCGAGCCGGACCTCCCGGCGTACGACGGGTGGGAGCCGCTGGCGCGGACCCGGCACCGGGTGGTCAGGACGCTGCAGGAGCTGCTCGGCCGCGCCGGCGATCGCGACCTCGTCCTGGTCGGCCACGGCACGGCGTGGACCTGTCTGGTCGCGGACCTGACCGGACGCCCTCCCGACCCGGCAGCCTGGGCGACTCTGGCGATGCCGGACGTCGTCCCTTGCGGTGATCCTCGGGGTCGGGGTGACATGCTGAGCACATGA
- the rlmN gene encoding 23S rRNA (adenine(2503)-C(2))-methyltransferase RlmN — protein MSQPPTSPSPKQLPLVMSEPRGRAKPPRHLADLTLDERTALAAELGLPAYRGKQLSTHYFSRLVDDPAAMTDLPAVQRDELVAALLPPLMTPLRTLEADKGTTRKTLWKLFDGALVESVLMRYPDRVTICVSSQAGCGMACPFCATGQGGLQRNMSTAEIVEQVVAGARSLARDEVPGGPGRVSNVVFMGMGEPLANYKAVIGAVRRLTEPAPGGLGMSARGVTVSTVGLVPRINQLTDEGIPVTLALSLHAPDDELRNELVPINTRYSVAETVDAAWNYARVTKRRVSIEYAMMRGINDQAWRADLLADVLLARGDWGWVHVNLIPLNPTPGSKWTASDPADEREFVRRLEARGIPTTVRDTRGREIDGACGQLAATEV, from the coding sequence ATGTCCCAGCCACCGACCTCCCCGTCCCCGAAGCAGCTCCCCCTGGTGATGTCCGAGCCGCGCGGCCGGGCCAAGCCGCCGCGCCACCTCGCCGACCTCACCCTCGACGAGCGCACGGCCCTGGCTGCCGAGCTCGGCCTCCCCGCCTACCGCGGCAAGCAGCTGTCCACCCACTACTTCTCGCGGCTGGTCGACGACCCGGCGGCGATGACCGACCTGCCGGCCGTCCAGCGCGACGAGCTGGTCGCCGCGCTGCTCCCGCCGCTGATGACCCCGCTGCGGACCCTCGAGGCCGACAAGGGCACCACCCGGAAGACGCTCTGGAAGCTCTTCGACGGCGCGCTGGTCGAGTCGGTGTTGATGCGCTACCCCGACCGGGTCACGATCTGCGTCTCGTCGCAGGCGGGCTGCGGCATGGCGTGCCCCTTCTGCGCGACCGGTCAGGGCGGCCTCCAGCGCAACATGTCGACCGCCGAGATCGTCGAGCAGGTCGTCGCCGGGGCCCGGTCGCTGGCCCGCGACGAGGTGCCGGGTGGCCCGGGCCGCGTCTCCAACGTTGTGTTCATGGGGATGGGCGAGCCGCTGGCCAACTACAAGGCCGTGATCGGCGCCGTACGCCGTCTCACCGAGCCGGCGCCGGGTGGCCTGGGCATGAGCGCCCGCGGCGTGACCGTCTCGACCGTCGGTCTCGTGCCGCGGATCAACCAGCTGACCGACGAGGGCATCCCGGTCACCCTCGCCCTCTCGCTGCACGCGCCCGACGACGAGCTGCGCAACGAGCTGGTGCCGATCAACACCCGCTACTCGGTCGCCGAGACAGTCGACGCCGCGTGGAACTACGCCCGGGTCACCAAGCGCCGCGTCTCGATCGAGTACGCCATGATGCGCGGCATCAACGACCAGGCCTGGCGTGCCGACCTCCTCGCCGACGTCCTGCTCGCCCGCGGGGACTGGGGCTGGGTGCACGTCAACCTGATCCCGCTCAACCCCACGCCCGGCTCGAAGTGGACCGCCTCCGACCCCGCCGACGAGCGCGAGTTCGTACGCCGCCTCGAGGCGCGCGGCATCCCGACGACGGTCCGCGACACCCGGGGCCGTGAGATCGACGGCGCGTGCGGGCAGCTCGCCGCGACCGAGGTCTGA
- a CDS encoding LOG family protein yields the protein MRKVRGRSIRVGSTSDAPRVELDDLPVDPYRTTLYTAAELYDAPVYADSLDARTYAWSLRPPTSADSLAQALHDHAVDQALTAWLAGRHLVGVMGGHELMRGERAYAEAVHLGSLLGASHTVATGGGPGAMEAANLGGRLAHVGAEALDEALAWLADTPSFRPSVDAWVSAALPVNALGDAPTLGIPTWFYGHEPPNVFATAIAKYFRNATREAILLQVCDAGIVFLPGAAGTVQEIFQDACENYYAATESVAPMVLVGRSYWTVDYPAWPLLQALARGRAMEPHVHLVDTVEEAAALVGG from the coding sequence GTGCGCAAGGTCCGTGGGCGGTCGATCCGGGTCGGCTCGACCTCCGATGCGCCGCGGGTCGAGCTCGACGACCTGCCGGTCGACCCCTACCGGACCACGCTCTACACGGCCGCCGAGCTGTACGACGCCCCGGTCTACGCCGACTCGCTCGACGCCCGCACCTATGCGTGGTCGTTGCGCCCGCCGACCTCGGCCGACTCCCTGGCCCAGGCGCTGCACGACCACGCCGTGGACCAGGCCCTCACCGCGTGGCTCGCCGGCCGCCACCTGGTCGGGGTGATGGGCGGGCACGAGCTGATGCGCGGCGAGCGGGCCTACGCCGAGGCCGTCCATCTGGGATCCCTGCTCGGCGCCTCGCACACGGTGGCCACCGGCGGCGGCCCCGGTGCGATGGAGGCGGCCAACCTCGGTGGGCGACTGGCCCACGTCGGTGCGGAGGCCCTCGACGAGGCCCTGGCGTGGTTGGCCGACACACCGTCGTTCCGACCCTCCGTCGATGCCTGGGTCTCTGCCGCCCTGCCGGTCAACGCACTGGGCGACGCGCCGACGCTCGGGATCCCGACGTGGTTCTACGGCCACGAGCCGCCCAACGTCTTCGCCACCGCGATCGCGAAGTACTTCCGCAACGCCACCCGCGAGGCGATCCTGCTCCAGGTGTGCGACGCGGGGATCGTCTTCCTGCCCGGCGCGGCCGGCACGGTGCAGGAGATCTTCCAGGATGCCTGCGAGAACTACTACGCCGCCACGGAGTCGGTGGCCCCGATGGTGCTGGTCGGGCGCTCCTACTGGACCGTCGACTACCCGGCCTGGCCGCTGCTCCAGGCGCTGGCCCGCGGCCGGGCGATGGAGCCGCACGTGCACCTGGTCGACACCGTCGAGGAGGCGGCCGCCCTGGTGGGCGGGTGA
- a CDS encoding serine protein kinase RIO, with amino-acid sequence MTSEHIPNAEAFDSFLTDTYTHVDPLSGLDPSFVFDFHAYFPDDDLPDGQRFSTWLSVEPLSRGPEPHPDWLVTSQGAIDTELGILKTGKEADVFLLERADPLEPERAVVMAAKRYRSPEHSTFHRSAAYTEGRSMKRSRDERALKRKSTFGRLVAAGEWAISEWGALNRLHGLGLPVPYPVQIDGTEILMEWITYDGETAPRLAQTRPDRALLESYFDQLRDALATMVQAGIVHGDLSAYNILAAGPRLVIIDLPQIVDLVGNQNGMDFLMRDCTNICGWFRGKGLEVDEHELFGELMAHAF; translated from the coding sequence ATGACATCGGAGCACATCCCGAACGCTGAGGCGTTCGACAGCTTTCTCACCGACACCTACACCCACGTCGACCCGCTCAGCGGCCTCGATCCGTCGTTCGTCTTCGACTTCCACGCCTACTTCCCCGACGACGACCTGCCGGACGGCCAGCGCTTCTCGACGTGGCTCTCCGTCGAGCCGCTGAGCCGCGGCCCGGAGCCGCACCCGGACTGGCTGGTGACCTCGCAAGGCGCCATCGACACCGAGCTCGGCATCCTCAAGACCGGCAAGGAGGCCGACGTGTTCCTGCTGGAGCGCGCCGACCCGCTCGAGCCGGAGCGCGCCGTGGTGATGGCGGCCAAGCGCTACCGGTCACCGGAGCACAGCACCTTCCACCGCTCGGCCGCCTACACCGAGGGTCGCTCGATGAAGCGCTCCCGCGACGAGCGCGCCCTCAAGCGCAAGAGCACGTTCGGCCGCCTGGTCGCGGCCGGCGAGTGGGCGATCTCGGAGTGGGGCGCGCTGAACCGACTGCACGGGCTCGGCCTGCCGGTCCCCTACCCCGTGCAGATCGACGGCACCGAGATCCTGATGGAGTGGATCACCTACGACGGCGAGACCGCGCCGCGGCTGGCGCAGACCCGGCCGGACCGGGCCCTGCTGGAGTCCTACTTCGACCAGCTGCGGGACGCTCTGGCCACGATGGTGCAGGCCGGGATCGTGCACGGCGACCTCTCGGCGTACAACATCCTGGCCGCAGGACCGCGACTGGTGATCATCGACCTGCCCCAGATCGTCGATCTGGTGGGCAACCAGAACGGCATGGACTTCCTGATGCGGGACTGCACCAACATCTGCGGCTGGTTCCGCGGCAAGGGTCTCGAGGTCGACGAGCACGAGCTGTTCGGGGAGCTGATGGCGCACGCGTTCTAG
- a CDS encoding M1 family metallopeptidase, protein MLTRWLTCWAAAAVALALLLGGGAAPTVATAPSAVAGAPGIGDPYFPLDGNGGIDVLSYDVHDGYRFGDRRIRGWTRVTLRATERLSSFDLDFLLPVSSVRLSTGRATFAQPDGHELVITPAHPIPTGGTVRARIAYSGHPDRQGWEGEHNWVADDAEVVAVNEPHMAAWWFPSDDHPLDKARMDLHLTVPRADRVIANGRLVGVRRDGAHTTYHWSGGGPMATYLAFFAAGRFEVRHGVHRGLPWYVAVSRQLPTARRRAVLHGLLQTPHIVGWLQRHLGPYPFAETGGVVTELNPGFSLETQTRPTYPLDVFATLMVHELAHQWFGDSVSVHHWRDIWLNEGFATFMEALWTESHGGVSIRRWLHETYAANPDGTELWKLRISDPGPGHLFDQAVYERGALALAALRERMGHPAFARLLRAWTRQHRHGHGTTAAFEALAVQIHGPGLRPLFRAWLDVTGRPADSAADGL, encoded by the coding sequence GTGCTGACCCGCTGGCTGACCTGCTGGGCCGCCGCGGCGGTCGCCCTGGCCCTCCTCCTCGGCGGCGGGGCAGCCCCGACGGTGGCGACGGCCCCGTCCGCGGTCGCCGGGGCGCCGGGCATCGGTGACCCCTACTTCCCGCTCGACGGCAACGGCGGCATCGACGTGCTGTCCTACGACGTGCACGACGGCTACCGCTTCGGCGACCGGCGGATCCGAGGCTGGACCAGGGTCACGTTGCGCGCCACCGAGCGGTTGTCGTCCTTCGACCTCGACTTCCTGCTGCCGGTCTCGTCGGTCCGCCTCTCGACGGGCCGGGCCACCTTCGCCCAGCCCGACGGGCACGAGCTGGTGATCACCCCGGCGCATCCGATCCCGACCGGGGGCACGGTGCGGGCCCGGATCGCCTACTCCGGCCACCCCGATCGCCAGGGTTGGGAGGGCGAGCACAACTGGGTCGCCGACGACGCCGAGGTGGTCGCGGTCAACGAGCCGCACATGGCCGCCTGGTGGTTCCCCTCCGACGACCATCCGCTCGACAAGGCCCGGATGGACCTGCACCTCACCGTCCCGCGTGCCGACCGGGTGATCGCCAACGGCCGCCTCGTCGGGGTCCGCCGCGACGGCGCCCACACGACGTACCACTGGAGTGGCGGCGGCCCGATGGCGACCTACCTGGCCTTCTTCGCAGCCGGCAGGTTCGAGGTCCGGCACGGGGTCCACCGCGGGCTGCCGTGGTACGTCGCGGTGTCGCGCCAGCTTCCGACCGCCCGACGCCGGGCGGTGCTGCACGGACTGCTCCAGACCCCGCACATCGTGGGCTGGCTCCAGCGGCACCTCGGCCCCTACCCGTTCGCGGAGACCGGCGGCGTGGTCACCGAGCTGAACCCCGGCTTCTCCCTGGAGACGCAGACCCGCCCGACGTACCCGCTGGACGTCTTCGCCACCCTGATGGTCCACGAGCTGGCCCACCAGTGGTTCGGCGACTCGGTGTCGGTCCACCACTGGCGCGACATCTGGCTCAACGAGGGGTTCGCGACTTTCATGGAGGCCCTGTGGACAGAGAGCCACGGCGGTGTCAGCATCCGCCGCTGGCTGCACGAGACGTACGCCGCCAACCCTGACGGAACCGAGCTCTGGAAGCTCCGGATCTCCGACCCGGGGCCGGGGCACCTCTTCGACCAGGCGGTCTACGAGCGGGGGGCCCTGGCCCTGGCCGCCCTCCGAGAGCGGATGGGACACCCTGCGTTCGCCCGGCTGCTCCGCGCCTGGACGCGCCAGCACCGGCACGGCCACGGCACGACCGCGGCGTTCGAGGCGCTCGCCGTCCAGATCCACGGCCCCGGCCTGCGACCCCTGTTCCGGGCCTGGCTCGACGTGACCGGTCGGCCGGCGGACTCCGCCGCGGACGGGCTGTGA